One window from the genome of Pseudonocardia hierapolitana encodes:
- a CDS encoding helical backbone metal receptor, protein MIDDLGTPVPVLGEVGRVVSIVPSLTEAVAATAPGLLVGATDWCTHPPDLDVQRVRGTKNPDVDAILALAPDLVVANQEENRASDLDALRAAGIAVWVTDIRTLDGAFASLTRMLAACGLERPAWLDEAEAAWNALPEPAVRRRAVVPIWRRPWMAVGRDTFTGSVLQRLGIDNVLADADERYPRIHPGHLPPHDLVVLPDEPYLFTADDGPEAFPGVPAALVSGRLLTWYGPSLTEAARVLPAALRSS, encoded by the coding sequence GTGATCGACGATCTCGGCACGCCCGTCCCCGTTCTCGGGGAGGTCGGGCGGGTCGTGTCGATCGTGCCGTCGCTCACGGAGGCGGTCGCGGCCACCGCTCCGGGGCTGCTCGTGGGCGCCACCGACTGGTGCACGCACCCGCCCGACCTGGACGTCCAGCGCGTGCGCGGCACCAAGAACCCCGACGTCGACGCGATCCTCGCGCTCGCGCCCGACCTCGTCGTGGCGAACCAGGAGGAGAACCGCGCGAGCGACCTCGACGCGCTCCGCGCGGCCGGCATCGCCGTCTGGGTCACCGACATCCGCACGCTGGACGGCGCGTTCGCGTCCCTGACCCGGATGCTCGCCGCGTGCGGGCTCGAGCGGCCGGCGTGGCTGGACGAGGCCGAGGCCGCCTGGAATGCGCTGCCCGAGCCCGCCGTGCGCCGCCGGGCGGTCGTGCCGATCTGGCGCAGGCCGTGGATGGCGGTCGGGCGCGACACCTTCACCGGGTCGGTGCTGCAGCGCCTCGGCATCGACAACGTGCTCGCCGACGCCGACGAGCGCTACCCGCGCATCCACCCCGGTCACCTGCCACCGCACGACCTCGTGGTGCTGCCCGACGAGCCGTACCTGTTCACCGCCGACGACGGGCCGGAGGCGTTCCCCGGCGTACCCGCGGCACTGGTCAGCGGCCGGCTGCTGACCTGGTACGGCCCGAGCCTGACGGAGGCGGCACGGGTCCTGCCTGCCGCGCTCCGCTCGAGCTAG
- a CDS encoding GNAT family N-acetyltransferase: MIGADVFRDQPTLTGERVRLEPLTPAVRDDYLATLRDPEVRRLTGSHDEVHPVEVEMWLASRQDHHDRADWAAVRIADNAFLGEAVINLLDVDNASANYRILLGSPHMNRGYGTEITRLVVDYALSVGLHRLSLGVFDFNPRARRVYEKCGFVLEGRLRDTLHWDGEWHDELIMSVLAGDPR; the protein is encoded by the coding sequence GTGATCGGCGCCGATGTGTTCCGTGACCAGCCGACGCTCACCGGTGAGCGCGTCCGGCTCGAGCCGCTGACCCCTGCCGTGCGGGACGACTACCTCGCCACCCTCCGGGACCCGGAGGTGCGACGGCTCACCGGCAGCCACGACGAGGTCCATCCCGTCGAGGTCGAGATGTGGCTCGCCAGCCGGCAGGACCACCACGACCGGGCGGACTGGGCGGCCGTCCGCATCGCCGACAACGCGTTCCTCGGCGAGGCCGTGATCAACCTGCTGGACGTCGACAACGCCTCGGCCAACTACCGCATCCTGCTGGGCAGCCCGCACATGAACCGCGGCTACGGCACCGAGATCACCCGCCTCGTCGTGGACTACGCGCTGAGCGTGGGGCTGCACCGGCTGAGCCTGGGTGTCTTCGACTTCAACCCGCGCGCCCGTCGGGTCTACGAGAAGTGCGGCTTCGTGCTGGAGGGCCGCCTGCGCGACACCCTCCACTGGGACGGCGAGTGGCACGACGAGCTGATCATGTCCGTGCTGGCGGGTGACCCGAGGTGA
- a CDS encoding LysR substrate-binding domain-containing protein, translated as MDESELLAALAPRLRQFTAVARTEHMTRAADAIAVPQPTLSRGIARLEHDLGVALFVRAGRAVRLTRAGRTLLRHTERAIAELDAAAREIVTDADAVRGRVALGFLHTFGAEAVPRLLREFRRTHPDVRFDLAQGGNDAILERLRAGEVDVCVTSPLPADPALVSAPMYEQELRLVVPADHPLAVHRDGLPLSAAAGAQFVGYRPGFGLRSLTESWCREAGFAPRMAFEGEDGETLRGLVGAGLGVALLAPSTHVTPGVVELTVTAPRTTRTVGLVWVADRPAGPAVRVFRDFLRRSGPALLAPPDTP; from the coding sequence GTGGATGAGTCCGAGCTGCTGGCCGCCCTCGCTCCCCGGCTTCGGCAGTTCACCGCCGTCGCCCGCACCGAACACATGACCCGGGCCGCCGACGCGATCGCGGTACCGCAGCCCACGCTGAGCCGCGGGATCGCCCGCCTCGAACACGACCTCGGCGTCGCCCTGTTCGTCCGGGCCGGCCGCGCCGTGCGGCTCACCCGCGCGGGCCGCACGCTGCTGCGGCACACCGAGCGCGCGATCGCCGAGCTCGACGCGGCGGCCCGCGAGATCGTCACGGACGCCGACGCCGTGCGCGGCCGCGTCGCGCTCGGCTTCCTCCACACGTTCGGCGCCGAAGCGGTGCCGCGGCTGCTGCGCGAATTCCGCCGGACCCACCCCGACGTGCGGTTCGACCTCGCCCAGGGTGGCAACGACGCGATCCTGGAACGGCTGCGGGCCGGCGAGGTGGACGTGTGCGTGACCTCCCCGCTGCCCGCCGACCCCGCGCTGGTCAGCGCTCCGATGTACGAGCAGGAGCTGCGGCTCGTCGTGCCCGCCGACCACCCGCTCGCGGTCCACCGGGACGGCCTGCCGCTGTCCGCAGCGGCCGGCGCCCAGTTCGTCGGCTACCGGCCGGGGTTCGGCCTGCGCAGCCTCACGGAATCCTGGTGCCGGGAGGCGGGGTTCGCACCGCGGATGGCGTTCGAGGGCGAGGACGGTGAGACGCTGCGCGGCCTGGTCGGCGCCGGGCTCGGGGTGGCGCTGCTCGCCCCCTCGACGCACGTCACGCCGGGCGTGGTCGAGCTGACCGTCACCGCGCCGCGCACCACCCGCACCGTCGGGCTCGTCTGGGTGGCCGATCGCCCTGCGGGCCCGGCCGTGCGCGTGTTCCGCGACTTCCTGCGCCGGTCCGGCCCGGCCCTGCTCGCCCCACCGGACACACCCTGA
- a CDS encoding MFS transporter produces the protein MTTTQPAPAVARGHERGTPAYRRLGAAMWCAGLATFVLVYCVQALLPTLATEFAVSSSVASLALSATTGTLALAIVPLSAVAESWGRARVMTVALAASAVLGVLAPLAPTFGALVAVRALQGVALAALPALAMAHVTREVAPRWLGGAVGLLIAGNTIGGLSGRLVASAVADVAGWRVALAVIGGLSLLCTVAFRVLLPPALAAAPPRVRLRELGGPLRAQLADPGLRCLFAIAFLLMGAFVTVYNYLGFRLLAPPFALPAALVGLVFLGYLAGTWASTGAGRLGDRWGRRRVLWAAVLVAVAGAWVTLPDLLPAVLAGLLVVTVGFFAAHSVASSWVGRRASMLPAGSPAVASSLYLFAYYLGSSVGGATGGVAYDHGGWPAVVAYVTALLGMALALSLALRRIGTRSLRENLLADHGGHD, from the coding sequence ATGACAACGACCCAGCCTGCTCCCGCCGTCGCCCGCGGTCACGAGCGGGGCACACCTGCCTACCGGCGGCTCGGCGCCGCCATGTGGTGTGCGGGCCTGGCGACGTTCGTGCTGGTCTACTGCGTGCAGGCGCTCCTGCCGACGCTCGCGACCGAGTTCGCCGTGTCGTCGTCGGTGGCGAGCCTCGCGCTGTCGGCGACCACCGGGACGCTCGCGCTCGCGATCGTCCCGCTCTCCGCGGTGGCCGAGTCGTGGGGCCGCGCGCGCGTGATGACGGTCGCCCTCGCGGCGTCCGCCGTGCTGGGTGTGCTCGCCCCGCTCGCGCCCACGTTCGGCGCGCTCGTCGCGGTCCGGGCGCTGCAGGGCGTCGCGCTCGCTGCCCTGCCCGCCCTGGCCATGGCGCACGTGACGCGGGAGGTGGCCCCGCGCTGGCTCGGCGGCGCCGTCGGGCTGCTCATCGCGGGCAACACGATCGGTGGCCTGTCCGGACGCCTCGTGGCAAGCGCTGTCGCCGACGTGGCGGGCTGGCGCGTGGCACTGGCCGTCATCGGAGGGCTGTCGCTGCTGTGCACGGTGGCGTTCCGGGTGCTGCTGCCGCCCGCGCTCGCCGCGGCGCCGCCGCGCGTGCGCCTGCGCGAGCTCGGTGGCCCACTGCGCGCGCAGCTGGCCGACCCCGGCCTGCGCTGCCTCTTCGCCATCGCGTTCCTGCTCATGGGCGCGTTCGTGACCGTCTACAACTACCTGGGCTTCCGGCTGCTCGCGCCGCCGTTCGCGCTGCCGGCCGCGCTCGTCGGGCTGGTCTTCCTCGGCTACCTCGCCGGAACATGGGCCTCCACCGGGGCCGGCCGCCTCGGTGACCGCTGGGGCAGGCGCCGGGTGCTCTGGGCCGCGGTGCTCGTGGCCGTCGCCGGGGCCTGGGTGACGCTGCCCGACCTGCTGCCCGCGGTGCTGGCCGGGCTCCTGGTCGTGACCGTCGGATTCTTCGCCGCCCACTCGGTGGCCAGCAGCTGGGTGGGCCGGCGCGCGTCGATGCTGCCCGCGGGCTCGCCGGCCGTGGCGTCCTCGCTCTACCTCTTCGCCTACTACCTCGGCAGCAGCGTCGGCGGCGCGACCGGCGGCGTCGCCTACGACCACGGCGGCTGGCCCGCGGTGGTGGCGTACGTGACGGCGCTGCTGGGGATGGCGCTGGCCCTGTCGCTCGCGCTGCGCCGGATCGGCACGCGGAGCCTCCGCGAAAACCTGTTGGCGGACCACGGCGGCCACGACTAG
- a CDS encoding alpha/beta hydrolase, translating to MRFTSEQRLDDGVLERGFTLGEIPGILWTPGSASAPAPLILLGHPGGLHKMYPRLAARARISAAEGYAAATIELPWSGDRPRSAAAEEARADLRRALEAGEPVDDEIVDRLVLPLVDKAVPEWRAALDALLSLPGIGGPVGYAGGVIAIGIRLAVVEPRISAALLFAGSFVPRTLFEEARQVTIPLQVLLQWDDEGNDRQMALDLFDAFGTEEKTLHANMGGHTGVPQFEGEDGNRFFARHLK from the coding sequence ATGCGATTCACGTCCGAACAGCGCCTCGACGACGGTGTCCTCGAACGCGGGTTCACCCTCGGCGAGATCCCGGGCATCCTGTGGACGCCCGGGTCCGCATCCGCACCGGCCCCGTTGATCCTGCTGGGCCACCCCGGCGGACTGCACAAGATGTACCCCCGACTGGCGGCCCGGGCCCGGATCTCCGCGGCGGAGGGCTACGCCGCGGCCACCATCGAGCTCCCCTGGAGCGGTGACCGGCCTCGTTCCGCCGCCGCCGAGGAGGCCCGCGCCGACCTGCGCCGTGCGCTGGAGGCCGGCGAGCCGGTTGACGACGAGATCGTCGACCGGCTCGTCCTCCCGCTGGTCGACAAGGCGGTCCCGGAATGGCGGGCCGCCCTGGACGCCCTGCTTTCGCTGCCCGGGATCGGCGGCCCGGTCGGGTACGCGGGCGGGGTGATCGCGATCGGCATCCGGCTGGCGGTGGTCGAGCCGCGCATCTCGGCCGCCCTCCTGTTCGCCGGGAGTTTCGTGCCCCGCACCCTGTTCGAGGAGGCCCGGCAGGTCACCATTCCGCTGCAGGTCCTGCTGCAGTGGGACGACGAGGGAAACGACCGGCAGATGGCCCTGGACCTGTTCGACGCCTTCGGCACCGAGGAGAAGACGCTGCACGCCAACATGGGCGGGCACACCGGCGTCCCGCAGTTCGAGGGGGAGGACGGGAACCGGTTCTTCGCCCGGCACCTGAAGTGA
- a CDS encoding MFS transporter: MAVTVTEAEARKVAFGAFVGTALEWYDFFLFGTAASLVFNRLYFASDDVVVATAGAFASFAVGFLARPLGAVLFGHLGDRIGRRKCLIITVALIGFVTGAIGLLPTYFSIGVAAPVLLTLLRLLQGVAVGGEWGGAVTLAVEHAPKEHRGRYAAMPQIGSPIGTLLSSGAFLLVSLLPPESFDAWGWRLPFLAAFPLLYIALWIRRRVEESPLFEQLLKEDELASSPVTEVFRKAFPQLLVGAGTAFLGIGGFYLITTFVISYGTANLGMSRSLLLTATLVAAAVEIVVLIIGGRMAERFGPGRITLIGGVVSALIAFPTFWMIDTTNAALVIIGVTLAVACLSIPYAVSGALLTDLFPAHLRYSGVALSANVAGIVSGFVPLLATALLTVSDGRSWSAALLLVVIALITAACGALAPRVALARDEVVSRG, encoded by the coding sequence ATGGCGGTCACCGTCACCGAAGCCGAGGCGCGCAAGGTCGCGTTCGGCGCGTTCGTGGGCACCGCGCTGGAGTGGTACGACTTCTTCCTGTTCGGCACGGCCGCGTCGCTGGTGTTCAACCGGCTCTACTTCGCGAGCGACGACGTCGTCGTCGCCACCGCGGGCGCGTTCGCGTCGTTCGCGGTCGGCTTCCTCGCGCGCCCGCTCGGCGCCGTGCTGTTCGGCCACCTCGGCGACCGCATCGGCCGCCGCAAGTGCCTGATCATCACCGTCGCCCTGATCGGGTTCGTCACAGGCGCGATCGGGCTCCTGCCCACCTACTTCTCCATCGGCGTCGCCGCACCGGTGCTGCTCACCTTGCTGCGGCTGCTGCAGGGGGTCGCGGTCGGCGGGGAGTGGGGCGGCGCGGTCACGCTCGCCGTCGAACACGCCCCGAAGGAGCACCGCGGCCGCTACGCCGCGATGCCGCAGATCGGCTCCCCGATCGGCACGCTGCTGTCGTCCGGCGCGTTCCTGCTGGTCTCGCTGCTGCCGCCGGAGAGCTTCGACGCGTGGGGCTGGCGGCTGCCGTTCCTCGCCGCGTTCCCGCTGCTCTACATCGCGCTGTGGATCCGCAGGCGCGTCGAGGAGTCGCCGCTCTTCGAGCAGCTGCTGAAGGAGGACGAGCTCGCGAGCTCCCCGGTCACCGAGGTGTTCCGCAAGGCGTTCCCGCAGCTGCTGGTCGGTGCGGGCACGGCGTTCCTCGGCATCGGCGGCTTCTACCTCATCACGACGTTCGTGATCAGCTACGGCACCGCGAACCTCGGCATGAGCCGCTCGCTGCTGCTCACCGCCACGCTCGTCGCGGCCGCCGTCGAGATCGTCGTGCTCATCATCGGCGGGCGGATGGCGGAGCGCTTCGGGCCGGGACGCATCACGCTGATCGGCGGGGTGGTGTCGGCGCTGATCGCGTTCCCCACGTTCTGGATGATCGACACCACCAACGCAGCGCTCGTGATCATCGGGGTGACGCTCGCCGTCGCGTGCCTCTCGATCCCGTACGCGGTGTCCGGGGCGCTGCTCACCGACCTCTTCCCGGCGCACCTGCGCTACAGCGGCGTGGCGCTCTCGGCCAACGTCGCGGGGATCGTGAGCGGGTTCGTCCCCCTGCTCGCCACCGCGCTGCTGACCGTCAGCGACGGGCGGTCCTGGTCGGCCGCGCTCCTGCTGGTGGTCATCGCGCTGATCACGGCCGCCTGCGGCGCCCTCGCCCCGCGCGTCGCGCTCGCCCGCGACGAGGTGGTGTCCCGCGGGTAG